Proteins from one Pontibacter korlensis genomic window:
- the tilS gene encoding tRNA lysidine(34) synthetase TilS, translating to MLQKVSGYIQSHGLCQPTDKILAAVSGGIDSVVLCEVLHQLKYDFALAHCNFGLRAEDAEADQLFIKKLAKKYNVPFFTENFNTRAFAEQEKLSTQMAARTLRYNWFEQIRQQEGYDYIATAHHSNDTTETILLHLTKGTGIAGLHGIPPKNGHIIRPMLSVTKDDIYEYVTERKLIWREDSSNQTTKYQRNKIRHEVIPVLKEINPNLEETMLHTAERVSHAESIVAAYIENLRQQSIKEEEEAVYASLTPLQNATGLPVVLHELLRPYNFSYAVVLELVEALEGISGKQFDSPTHTLVKDREQLVITRRNLSSFGSILINEGDTDAEAANTRFSIKYVDADKYKLNTKPHVAALDADQLKFPLKLRNWQEGDWFVPLGMNGKKKISDFLIDKKVPANLKGQTLVLVSDQSIAWVVGQRLDNRFKVSDKTERVVEITMSSSRSS from the coding sequence CAGATAAAATCTTAGCGGCCGTTAGCGGCGGCATCGACTCCGTGGTACTCTGTGAGGTACTGCACCAGCTTAAGTACGACTTCGCCCTGGCACACTGCAACTTTGGGTTGCGTGCCGAAGATGCCGAGGCCGACCAGTTGTTCATCAAAAAGCTGGCCAAAAAGTATAACGTGCCTTTCTTTACCGAAAACTTTAACACCCGCGCGTTTGCTGAACAGGAGAAGCTCTCGACACAGATGGCAGCCCGCACCCTCCGCTATAACTGGTTTGAGCAGATACGCCAGCAAGAGGGTTATGACTACATCGCCACGGCCCACCATAGCAACGATACCACCGAAACCATATTGCTGCACCTGACAAAAGGCACCGGCATTGCAGGGCTGCACGGCATTCCGCCAAAGAACGGGCACATCATCCGACCTATGCTTTCGGTTACCAAAGATGATATTTATGAGTATGTAACCGAGCGAAAGCTAATCTGGCGCGAAGACAGCTCCAATCAGACCACCAAGTATCAGCGAAATAAGATCAGGCATGAAGTAATACCAGTGCTGAAGGAGATAAACCCTAACCTGGAGGAGACGATGCTGCACACAGCCGAACGTGTTAGCCATGCTGAAAGTATTGTAGCCGCCTACATTGAGAACCTGCGCCAGCAAAGTATAAAAGAGGAGGAAGAGGCTGTGTATGCGAGTCTGACACCATTGCAAAATGCCACTGGCCTGCCTGTGGTGCTGCACGAGCTGCTCAGGCCTTACAACTTTAGCTATGCTGTTGTGCTAGAACTGGTCGAGGCGTTGGAAGGAATTTCAGGCAAGCAGTTCGACTCCCCTACCCACACACTGGTAAAAGATAGAGAGCAATTGGTTATTACAAGACGCAACCTTAGCAGCTTTGGGAGTATACTGATAAACGAAGGGGACACAGATGCAGAGGCCGCCAATACCAGGTTCAGCATAAAATATGTAGATGCTGATAAGTACAAGCTCAACACTAAGCCTCATGTAGCCGCCCTGGATGCCGATCAATTGAAGTTCCCGCTCAAGCTACGCAACTGGCAAGAGGGCGACTGGTTTGTACCGCTTGGCATGAACGGCAAAAAGAAAATCAGTGATTTCCTGATAGATAAGAAGGTACCCGCTAACCTAAAAGGGCAAACACTGGTATTAGTTTCTGACCAGTCTATTGCCTGGGTTGTAGGGCAGCGCCTGGATAACCGCTTTAAAGTAAGCGATAAAACGGAACGGGTGGTAGAGATAACCATGAGCTCCTCCCGTAGTTCGTAA
- the mdh gene encoding malate dehydrogenase, with protein sequence MKVTVVGAGNVGATCADVLAYREIANEVVLVDIKEGFAEGKALDIWQKAPINLYDTRTVGVTNDYSRTADSDVVVITSGLPRKPGMTRDDLISTNAGIVQSVTENIIKHSPNAIIIVVSNPLDVMTYAAHITSKLPRTRVMGMAGILDTARYRAFLAEALNVSPKDIQAVLMGGHGDTMVPLPRYTTVGGIPVTELIDEETLNAIVDRTKNGGGELVKLMGTSAWYAPGSAAAQMVEAIVRDQRRVFPVCVKLEGEYGIDGVYLGVPVILGKNGIEKVIELQLNDEEKQLLETSRGHVKEVMEALDKINAANA encoded by the coding sequence ATGAAAGTAACCGTAGTTGGAGCAGGTAACGTTGGGGCAACATGCGCCGATGTGCTAGCTTACCGCGAAATCGCGAACGAAGTAGTACTAGTGGATATTAAAGAGGGTTTTGCCGAAGGCAAGGCACTTGATATCTGGCAGAAAGCACCAATCAACCTTTACGACACGCGCACTGTAGGCGTAACAAACGATTACAGCAGAACTGCTGACTCTGATGTAGTAGTTATTACATCGGGCCTACCGCGCAAACCAGGTATGACACGCGACGACCTGATTTCTACCAACGCCGGTATCGTGCAGTCGGTGACAGAGAATATTATCAAGCACTCCCCGAATGCCATCATCATTGTAGTTTCGAACCCGCTGGATGTAATGACCTATGCAGCGCACATTACCTCTAAGCTGCCACGCACACGCGTAATGGGTATGGCCGGTATCTTAGACACAGCCCGCTACCGTGCGTTTCTGGCTGAGGCACTGAATGTGTCTCCGAAAGATATTCAGGCAGTGCTGATGGGTGGCCACGGTGATACTATGGTTCCGCTTCCGCGCTACACTACTGTGGGCGGTATTCCGGTAACAGAACTAATTGACGAGGAAACGCTGAACGCCATTGTAGACCGCACAAAGAACGGTGGTGGTGAGCTGGTGAAACTGATGGGTACTTCTGCCTGGTATGCTCCGGGTTCGGCAGCTGCTCAAATGGTGGAGGCCATCGTACGCGACCAGCGCCGTGTGTTCCCGGTTTGTGTGAAGCTGGAAGGCGAGTACGGTATTGATGGTGTATACCTGGGTGTACCGGTTATTCTTGGCAAAAACGGTATCGAGAAAGTAATCGAGCTGCAGCTAAACGATGAGGAGAAGCAACTGCTGGAAACCTCACGCGGACACGTGAAAGAAGTAATGGAAGCGCTGGATAAAATTAACGCTGCCAACGCTTAA
- a CDS encoding RNA-guided endonuclease InsQ/TnpB family protein, producing MRSRHTASDSNPPGRKLRLLAQWLGSCRYVYNLCLDYKKQLYTNHRLSIGKNQMQQELSAIARDVEWIGCVHSQTLQEVTDRLFRSYDGFFKQGKGFPRFARRGQYRSFTYKQGVKLHENTCTVQLPKIGKVKYRKSQDVQGVIRTGSVVREADGWHVALCCEVEIAPLPPVTNVLGLDMGIKSFVVTSDGQVVDNPKHLYRYQYQLRKAQRSVSRKKKDGSNRRKAAAKLARLHLKVSNTRKDFHHQLTTQLIRENQAIVVENLQVQHMLKNHKLAKSISDAGWYQFVQMLEYKSRWYGREFHKVAPNHTSQDCSVCGWRNTDLKLSDRYWTQS from the coding sequence ATCAGATCAAGACATACCGCTTCCGACTCAAACCCACCAGGGCGCAAGCTCAGGCTCCTCGCACAGTGGCTCGGCTCGTGCCGGTATGTCTACAACCTCTGCCTGGACTATAAGAAGCAGTTGTACACAAACCACCGGCTTTCCATCGGCAAGAACCAGATGCAGCAAGAGCTCTCTGCTATCGCCAGGGACGTGGAATGGATCGGGTGCGTACACTCACAAACTTTACAGGAGGTGACAGATAGATTGTTCAGGTCCTACGATGGCTTCTTCAAGCAGGGCAAGGGATTCCCCAGGTTCGCCAGGCGAGGCCAGTATCGCTCCTTCACCTACAAGCAGGGGGTGAAGCTGCACGAGAATACCTGTACAGTCCAGCTACCGAAAATCGGCAAGGTCAAGTACCGCAAGTCACAGGATGTGCAGGGGGTTATCAGGACAGGCAGCGTTGTCAGGGAAGCTGATGGGTGGCATGTGGCCCTGTGCTGTGAGGTGGAGATAGCACCGCTTCCACCAGTGACAAACGTGTTGGGGCTGGACATGGGTATCAAGTCCTTTGTGGTCACCTCAGACGGTCAGGTGGTGGATAATCCAAAGCACCTGTATCGCTACCAGTACCAGCTAAGGAAAGCACAGCGTTCGGTCAGCAGGAAGAAGAAAGATGGTAGTAACAGGCGAAAGGCTGCCGCAAAGCTGGCCAGGCTGCACCTGAAAGTGAGCAACACCCGCAAGGACTTCCACCACCAGCTGACTACTCAACTCATTCGCGAGAACCAAGCGATTGTCGTTGAGAACCTGCAAGTGCAGCATATGCTCAAAAACCACAAGTTAGCCAAATCAATATCGGACGCTGGATGGTATCAGTTCGTGCAGATGCTGGAATACAAGTCCAGGTGGTATGGTCGGGAGTTTCATAAAGTAGCTCCCAACCATACTTCTCAGGACTGTTCGGTATGTGGCTGGCGCAACACCGACCTGAAACTATCGGACAGGTATTGGACCCAGAGCTAA